A single Penaeus vannamei isolate JL-2024 chromosome 22, ASM4276789v1, whole genome shotgun sequence DNA region contains:
- the LOC113819919 gene encoding eclosion hormone, which translates to MSVKAQVRVVVASVVCLVLLAAVCDGASITSMCIRNCGQCKEMYGDYFHGQACAESCIMTQGMSIPDCNNPSTFNRFLKRFI; encoded by the exons GCCCAGGTCCGCGTGGTGGTGGCGAGTGTGGTGTGCTTGGTGCTGCTGGCTGCCGTGTGTGACGGAGCCTCCATCACCAGTATGTGCATCAG gaaCTGCGGGCAGTGCAAGGAGATGTACGGCGACTACTTCCACGGGCAGGCCTGCGCCGAATCCTGCATCATGACGCAGGGCATGAGCATCCCCGACTGCAACAACCCCTCCACCTTCAATCGCTTCCTCAAGAGGTTCATCTAA